A window of the Desulforapulum autotrophicum HRM2 genome harbors these coding sequences:
- a CDS encoding tetratricopeptide repeat protein — protein MCAIQAERSLHEKNSIIKTVFTNISLILVLLLITNSNGFTKTLQEHVSVLTKKADESSKQGNHALAFTYINQAIKLQPKNYNLYYTRAFILGRAGQYSKAIKEFSRFVKNDKFSHAIRFRADCFLAINQLQKAANDYVMFLRFAPKDGKVWSYLVETLALMGNRKAALDAVNRGLSTNSHWSDRLTVLQKQIFSGQKIIPHKPLSN, from the coding sequence ATGTGTGCAATACAAGCAGAGCGAAGCTTACATGAGAAGAATTCAATTATAAAGACAGTTTTTACAAATATTTCCTTGATATTGGTGTTGCTGTTGATTACGAATAGCAATGGTTTTACAAAAACGCTCCAGGAACATGTTAGTGTTTTGACTAAAAAAGCTGATGAGTCTTCCAAGCAGGGAAATCACGCCTTGGCTTTCACCTACATAAATCAAGCAATAAAATTACAACCTAAAAATTATAATTTATACTATACTCGTGCTTTTATCCTTGGTCGTGCAGGGCAGTATTCTAAAGCAATCAAGGAATTTAGCCGATTTGTAAAAAATGATAAATTTTCCCACGCTATTCGGTTTCGAGCAGATTGTTTTCTGGCAATAAATCAATTGCAAAAAGCAGCCAATGACTATGTCATGTTTTTAAGGTTTGCTCCAAAAGATGGCAAGGTCTGGTCTTATCTGGTTGAGACTCTTGCCCTGATGGGTAATAGAAAAGCCGCATTGGATGCTGTAAATCGTGGTTTGTCTACCAATTCCCATTGGTCTGATAGATTGACTGTTCTTCAGAAACAAATATTTTCGGGTCAAAAAATTATTCCACACAAGCCTCTATCAAACTAA
- a CDS encoding carboxylate--amine ligase translates to MNYTNPPAIILGSGGNGLGVARSLGRRGVYTIVITDKINSHEMCSRFIDKKIYFSGSDESLVEMLITNSALHQYSPVLFPIRDITVSAIADRLAELKKIYRIGMPDAQIIKTALSKTSFDRMALDKGFPTARTFTVKNFSQMDEVSNQVLFPCILKPELRSNEFLNVASAKAFIANTAKELKDQYQSFAMASPEVVVQEYIPGGEEQLYFCFQYYNRDSDPVVSITGRKIRQWPPICGSTSSCEVVNIPEIENLSTRFFKSINYFGPCSTEFKKDPRNGKYVFIEPTIGRTDWNNSFSEGNGIPIPFIAYCDIVGLSIPNFYQKRLKYRWVRWSADYEAAVYQLKKGDLTLFDWLKSLRPPIVGPIWSLDDPVPLLSSYFSRIQRKLFKLLN, encoded by the coding sequence ATGAACTATACTAATCCTCCTGCCATCATTCTTGGCTCGGGCGGCAATGGACTCGGGGTTGCACGTTCATTGGGGCGAAGAGGGGTTTATACCATTGTCATAACCGATAAAATTAACAGTCATGAAATGTGCAGCCGTTTTATCGATAAAAAAATTTATTTTTCTGGTTCGGATGAAAGCCTTGTAGAAATGTTGATAACCAATAGTGCCCTGCATCAATATTCTCCAGTGTTGTTTCCAATTCGTGACATAACCGTTTCTGCAATTGCAGACAGGTTGGCTGAGTTGAAAAAAATATATCGTATTGGAATGCCGGACGCCCAGATAATAAAAACTGCCTTATCAAAGACAAGTTTTGATAGGATGGCGTTGGATAAAGGCTTTCCAACGGCTAGAACCTTTACTGTTAAGAATTTTTCCCAAATGGATGAAGTCAGCAATCAAGTCTTGTTCCCCTGTATTTTAAAACCCGAGTTGAGAAGCAATGAGTTCTTAAATGTTGCATCAGCCAAAGCTTTCATAGCTAATACAGCAAAAGAGTTAAAAGATCAATATCAGTCTTTTGCCATGGCTTCACCAGAGGTCGTTGTTCAAGAATATATCCCTGGTGGAGAAGAACAATTGTATTTTTGTTTTCAGTATTACAATCGTGATAGTGATCCTGTGGTATCAATTACCGGTAGAAAAATACGTCAATGGCCTCCAATTTGTGGCAGTACCTCATCTTGTGAAGTGGTTAATATCCCCGAGATTGAAAATTTATCCACCCGTTTTTTTAAAAGTATTAATTATTTTGGCCCATGTTCTACGGAATTTAAGAAAGATCCAAGAAATGGAAAATATGTTTTTATTGAGCCTACCATAGGTCGGACTGATTGGAACAACAGCTTTTCTGAGGGAAATGGAATACCCATACCATTTATCGCTTATTGTGATATTGTCGGTTTATCAATCCCAAATTTTTATCAAAAACGGTTGAAGTATCGTTGGGTTCGGTGGTCAGCCGATTATGAAGCGGCAGTATATCAGCTTAAAAAAGGAGATCTAACCCTTTTCGATTGGCTTAAATCTCTCAGGCCACCAATTGTTGGACCTATTTGGAGTCTGGATGATCCTGTTCCTCTACTGAGTTCGTACTTCTCCCGTATTCAACGGAAGCTATTTAAATTATTAAACTAA
- a CDS encoding glycosyltransferase, with the protein MSPMLRKIQPELRVVIILSELRAGGMERLVIHLAKGLSSKNIPTMVICLQNPGELSEEFKHSPVLVRAIGSHSGWDLKAIWSIGRLLREFKPSIINIHDYSSAPYAVMASKLFRKVPVLFTAHGLLYQGFDDLKNRCRFFSRFFAGLTAVSEAVGKRHQGYLNWKKLIQIIPNGVPGFKKNGMLRQKVRTELGLDKDDVFFLAVGNPRPEKGFEDLLQATALLKDADPQKKIKVAVAGKLSDSPYCRMLQESLVKENLKQCFSFLGFRSDTDALYNAADVFVLSSRSEGLPMVILEAMMAGLPVIATRVGGIPKMMGKNGILVEAANPEELSSAMHCCLFKNGIIEKFGRMGNELVRTQYGLDQMVNNYLSTYQGLI; encoded by the coding sequence ATGAGTCCGATGCTAAGAAAAATTCAACCTGAATTAAGAGTCGTTATTATTCTTTCTGAACTCAGGGCAGGGGGAATGGAACGCCTGGTCATCCATCTGGCCAAAGGCTTATCGTCCAAAAATATTCCCACCATGGTCATCTGTCTCCAGAATCCAGGAGAACTTTCAGAAGAATTTAAACACAGTCCGGTGTTGGTCAGGGCTATCGGCAGTCACAGTGGTTGGGATTTAAAGGCCATTTGGTCGATAGGGCGTCTGTTAAGAGAATTTAAACCATCCATCATTAATATTCATGATTATTCAAGTGCACCCTATGCTGTTATGGCAAGTAAACTGTTCAGGAAAGTGCCTGTGCTGTTCACTGCCCATGGCCTTTTATATCAGGGTTTTGATGATCTGAAGAACCGATGTCGTTTTTTTTCAAGGTTTTTTGCTGGCCTCACTGCAGTCTCTGAAGCTGTTGGCAAGCGCCATCAGGGGTATCTGAACTGGAAAAAGCTTATCCAGATTATCCCGAATGGCGTACCTGGCTTTAAAAAAAATGGAATGCTTCGTCAAAAAGTTAGAACAGAACTTGGTCTTGATAAAGACGATGTTTTTTTCCTGGCAGTTGGAAATCCCAGGCCTGAAAAAGGATTTGAAGATCTTCTCCAGGCTACAGCGCTTCTTAAAGATGCTGATCCACAGAAAAAAATTAAAGTAGCAGTTGCCGGTAAACTATCTGACAGCCCGTACTGCAGGATGTTGCAGGAATCTCTGGTTAAAGAAAACTTAAAACAATGTTTTTCATTTTTAGGGTTTCGTAGTGATACTGATGCGCTTTATAACGCTGCCGATGTTTTTGTGCTGTCCAGCAGAAGTGAAGGCCTGCCCATGGTGATACTTGAAGCAATGATGGCCGGTCTCCCTGTTATTGCAACACGGGTAGGTGGTATTCCCAAAATGATGGGTAAAAATGGTATCTTGGTTGAGGCAGCTAATCCTGAGGAACTCTCATCAGCCATGCATTGTTGCCTGTTTAAAAATGGTATTATTGAAAAATTTGGCCGAATGGGCAATGAACTCGTTAGAACCCAATATGGTTTAGATCAGATGGTTAATAACTATCTTAGCACCTACCAGGGTTTGATTTAA
- a CDS encoding O-antigen ligase family protein yields the protein MFSLKPILFISLFLICTCGAVFLPHLGVYGYIADYCIGPSQQWWEAPFSGIGIRYSFSLALATILGFVLQRHKLRFGFSAIQRQETLLLLFLCVIWLSSIFGVSTVDRYSTVDHPTVKFTKVVVFIFLMTHIITDKNKFNGLFWVFVMCALVLGLQAWELPRRSFIAGRLEGIGGADFAESNFFGSFMAAMLPLIGVQLLRSKKWILKIVCLVAAAFTANAVVLCRSRGALVGIAMGCFAAMLMAPKQYKKKIAIGLVLGVLGGLYVTDQQFLERMTSIVVSEEEERDESAASRFRLWQAGAQMVSDHPLGIGIGNWYQTIVIYIPEYEGKDSHNTYVKCVAELGIQGLFLFALIIFFALKENSRIKAMSDRLPPEIANDFIILSFGLCISIVIILTCGLTITMIYTEIIWILLMLPVCLRRALENAIMEYETEVTEVTMVS from the coding sequence ATGTTTTCTCTCAAGCCAATACTTTTTATAAGTTTGTTTCTTATATGTACTTGTGGGGCCGTCTTTTTACCTCATTTAGGTGTTTATGGATATATCGCAGATTATTGCATAGGACCATCGCAACAGTGGTGGGAAGCGCCTTTTTCAGGCATTGGAATACGTTATTCCTTCAGCCTTGCCCTGGCCACTATCCTGGGGTTTGTTTTACAAAGGCATAAGCTCAGGTTTGGATTCTCAGCTATACAGAGGCAGGAAACTCTTTTGCTTCTTTTTTTGTGCGTGATATGGTTATCATCTATTTTCGGAGTTTCGACTGTGGATAGATATAGTACTGTGGACCATCCTACTGTTAAATTTACAAAGGTTGTTGTGTTTATTTTCCTGATGACTCACATCATTACAGATAAAAATAAATTTAACGGACTTTTTTGGGTGTTTGTAATGTGTGCATTGGTACTAGGTTTGCAGGCGTGGGAGCTACCCAGAAGATCATTTATTGCAGGTCGGCTTGAGGGAATTGGTGGTGCTGATTTTGCTGAGTCTAATTTCTTTGGGTCCTTTATGGCAGCGATGCTGCCTCTTATCGGCGTTCAGTTGCTTAGAAGTAAAAAATGGATTCTAAAAATTGTATGTTTGGTTGCTGCAGCGTTTACAGCTAACGCTGTTGTGCTTTGTAGAAGTAGGGGCGCTTTAGTTGGGATTGCTATGGGATGCTTTGCTGCCATGCTTATGGCCCCAAAACAGTATAAAAAAAAAATTGCGATTGGTTTAGTCCTGGGTGTATTGGGGGGATTATACGTCACTGATCAGCAGTTTTTAGAGCGTATGACAAGTATTGTTGTATCAGAAGAGGAAGAGCGAGACGAATCAGCGGCAAGCCGTTTTCGACTTTGGCAGGCAGGGGCTCAAATGGTATCAGATCATCCTCTTGGTATTGGTATCGGCAATTGGTATCAGACTATAGTAATCTATATCCCTGAGTATGAAGGTAAAGATTCTCACAATACTTATGTAAAATGTGTAGCTGAGTTAGGAATTCAAGGGCTATTTTTATTCGCCTTGATAATTTTTTTTGCTTTAAAGGAAAATTCGAGAATAAAGGCCATGTCAGATCGATTACCGCCTGAAATTGCAAATGATTTTATAATACTTTCGTTTGGACTCTGTATATCCATTGTAATCATTCTTACCTGTGGCTTAACAATAACCATGATTTACACTGAAATTATATGGATATTGCTGATGTTGCCCGTATGTCTTAGAAGGGCTCTGGAAAATGCAATCATGGAATATGAAACTGAAGTAACTGAAGTAACCATGGTAAGCTAA
- a CDS encoding ISKra4-like element ISDau4 family transposase, which yields MDSITDISKSLFSNRSDIMGQAALALIEKKYGHLLEQKHCQCPICDKQIKARPQKVKRKIETLIGPVELERPYFYCVKCGFGFYPLDYALGLSNRKTQSDIQELEAWLGAEMPYETAAETLERCAGVKVSNHHAHDVVNEVAEHIQLLDVCPDKSEIHAQIDAIAKNNFRRPVLMIGIDGAHAPTRPEPSPRKGKRGKGEWREVKGFRIYLIDNQNINHLISWHQIKTDKELTQDLLEIKQAGLIPEKKVRICVIGDGAPWIWNRIKEVYPNSKKVLDYYHCSEYLHDVANAQYGKNTQKAREWVEATLTRLFLNQADRIIAGMKRMKPNSDSAMEQINKTVKYLSDRKEMINYGSLKRGGYHIGSGGIESSNKFISNVRLKRSGAWWYPTNANNILKLRCAKYNKTFDRVMERSRKKLQQSKTEKRPQLRLIVDNS from the coding sequence ATGGATTCCATCACCGATATATCGAAAAGTCTTTTCAGCAACCGATCAGACATTATGGGGCAGGCCGCTTTAGCATTGATAGAAAAAAAATATGGTCACCTACTGGAGCAAAAACATTGTCAATGCCCGATTTGCGACAAACAAATAAAAGCAAGGCCCCAAAAAGTAAAACGGAAGATTGAAACACTTATAGGTCCAGTAGAGCTTGAACGGCCTTATTTTTATTGCGTCAAATGTGGTTTCGGATTCTATCCGCTGGATTATGCCTTGGGGCTTTCGAATCGAAAAACACAATCTGACATTCAAGAGTTGGAAGCCTGGTTGGGGGCCGAAATGCCTTATGAAACAGCGGCTGAAACCCTTGAGCGATGTGCAGGAGTTAAGGTCAGTAACCACCATGCCCACGATGTTGTTAATGAAGTAGCAGAGCATATTCAACTGTTGGATGTTTGTCCTGACAAATCAGAAATCCATGCTCAAATTGATGCCATCGCTAAGAATAATTTCCGCCGCCCCGTTTTAATGATAGGCATAGACGGAGCCCATGCACCAACACGCCCAGAGCCCAGTCCGAGAAAGGGTAAAAGAGGGAAAGGTGAATGGAGAGAGGTCAAGGGGTTTCGGATTTATCTGATTGATAATCAAAACATTAATCACCTGATAAGCTGGCACCAAATCAAAACAGACAAAGAGTTGACACAGGATCTGTTGGAGATCAAGCAGGCCGGGTTAATACCCGAAAAAAAAGTCCGCATATGTGTCATTGGAGATGGTGCTCCATGGATTTGGAATCGAATAAAGGAAGTTTATCCGAATTCTAAAAAAGTATTGGATTATTATCATTGCAGCGAGTATTTGCATGATGTGGCCAATGCCCAATACGGCAAGAACACACAAAAAGCCAGAGAATGGGTGGAGGCAACGCTTACCAGACTTTTTTTAAACCAGGCAGATAGAATTATTGCCGGAATGAAGCGAATGAAACCAAATTCAGATTCAGCTATGGAACAAATTAACAAGACTGTGAAATATCTTTCTGATCGTAAAGAAATGATAAATTACGGTTCATTGAAGAGAGGTGGTTATCATATTGGCAGTGGTGGTATAGAAAGCTCAAATAAGTTCATATCCAATGTACGCCTTAAACGATCCGGTGCATGGTGGTATCCTACAAACGCCAACAATATTCTAAAGCTACGTTGTGCGAAGTATAATAAAACTTTTGATCGAGTAATGGAAAGAAGTAGGAAAAAATTACAGCAAAGTAAAACCGAAAAGCGTCCTCAACTTCGTCTCATAGTGGATAATTCTTAA
- a CDS encoding glycosyltransferase family 4 protein, with protein sequence MKILHISALPVWSMDGKGGMPSLRETLKGHIRANHEIEMISPYYDLFSDDLKPLHIERGKGYSIHVAPCSWLPPLKRFRNRVSKISGRNSIPYPFRWIINVSMLLLLTLSLLIKARKVCKYGKFKPDLIYAHNQYASLSGFFLGQIFEIPNVTRLYGTFLADLMNKPFVYFRYPTAAAGYLIPSTLLICANDGTRGDEVAGKFNLSSQRFRFWQNGIDPPSKKPTTTRKELVDRFGPTLRENSQWAISCSRLSSWKRIDRMLHALEICRNKGVDCQLLIAGDGPEKEELQDLAKNLNLTENVIWLGSVAHDDIWALMNFADVFLITNDVTNRCNPLYEAAWAGLPVVSVIDPSTSDLLQHRTNSLLAEKDDNQALGNYLSEVLEDEGLRIKFQSEQKKLASSFWTWEERMKVEVKELEKLVFKSEN encoded by the coding sequence ATGAAAATCCTTCATATTTCAGCACTGCCAGTATGGTCCATGGATGGAAAGGGAGGAATGCCCTCTTTAAGGGAAACATTAAAAGGTCATATTCGTGCAAATCATGAAATAGAAATGATTTCACCCTATTATGACCTTTTTTCGGATGATTTAAAACCTTTGCATATAGAAAGAGGGAAAGGCTATTCTATACACGTGGCTCCTTGTTCATGGTTGCCACCGCTTAAACGGTTTAGAAACAGAGTCAGTAAAATTTCCGGCAGAAATTCAATTCCATATCCTTTTAGGTGGATAATTAATGTGTCTATGCTTTTGCTGTTAACATTGAGTCTCTTAATTAAAGCCAGGAAGGTTTGTAAATATGGTAAATTCAAACCAGATCTTATCTATGCCCATAATCAGTATGCCTCTTTATCCGGTTTCTTTTTAGGCCAGATTTTTGAAATACCTAATGTGACAAGATTATATGGAACTTTTCTGGCCGATTTAATGAACAAACCCTTTGTATATTTTCGTTACCCAACAGCGGCAGCCGGTTATTTAATACCGTCAACACTCTTAATTTGCGCCAATGACGGTACAAGAGGAGATGAAGTTGCTGGAAAATTTAACCTGTCTTCCCAACGCTTCCGTTTCTGGCAGAACGGGATTGATCCTCCCTCAAAAAAACCGACGACCACAAGAAAAGAACTTGTAGATCGGTTTGGTCCCACTCTTCGAGAAAATAGCCAATGGGCAATTTCCTGTTCACGTTTGAGCAGTTGGAAACGTATTGACCGGATGCTTCATGCCTTGGAAATATGTCGAAATAAGGGCGTGGATTGCCAACTTCTAATTGCAGGGGATGGCCCTGAAAAAGAGGAATTGCAGGATTTGGCAAAAAATCTTAATTTGACCGAAAATGTTATTTGGCTTGGATCTGTCGCCCACGATGATATCTGGGCATTGATGAATTTTGCCGATGTGTTTTTGATCACCAACGATGTGACCAATAGGTGCAACCCGTTATATGAAGCAGCTTGGGCCGGTCTTCCCGTTGTCTCTGTTATTGATCCTTCTACATCGGATTTGCTCCAACATCGAACAAATTCATTGTTAGCTGAAAAAGATGATAACCAGGCATTGGGAAACTACTTATCAGAAGTACTCGAGGATGAGGGGTTGAGAATCAAGTTTCAATCTGAACAGAAAAAACTGGCATCCTCTTTCTGGACATGGGAAGAACGAATGAAGGTTGAAGTTAAAGAACTTGAAAAATTAGTTTTTAAAAGCGAAAATTGA
- a CDS encoding sugar-transfer associated ATP-grasp domain-containing protein, giving the protein MNYLKKSIQGTTNTMWQYRKAFSAHCKGSMSLALSTMPKILKAHFKFGISPLLYSFFQFDNVPESEWSEYTTNQEKFTKLLVGNSTVEARRTAGNKLQFYNHCIKKGLPIIPVFCAVSNDQNLNIDGVEIINDIEKWRKIISTLPKELFVKPFLGRSGIGAFAVYRENGNFNFAGCNGSAEDLFEYIKVRVKPGKGFIVQPRMKTHSSLRAIVSQKGLSTIRVTTIRRNGKTEIIMACLKIIRGKNEHDNFSKGMSNNLIAAINTETGELAPAWGSTASDWPIMTQYAIHPDTGEGIEGFVLPSWNKIVELAVRAQDSLPLLQTIGWDMALTDEGEFIVEANTAYDPVLFQLLQQRGLKRGALGVS; this is encoded by the coding sequence ATGAATTATCTTAAAAAATCGATCCAAGGAACGACTAACACAATGTGGCAATATCGTAAAGCTTTTTCGGCGCATTGCAAAGGTAGTATGTCCCTTGCTCTTTCAACAATGCCTAAGATTTTAAAAGCCCATTTTAAATTCGGTATTAGTCCATTATTATATTCTTTCTTTCAGTTTGACAATGTTCCAGAATCAGAGTGGTCTGAATATACTACAAATCAAGAAAAGTTTACTAAACTTTTGGTGGGCAACAGCACGGTCGAGGCTCGTAGAACAGCTGGAAATAAACTTCAGTTTTATAATCACTGTATTAAAAAAGGTTTACCAATAATTCCTGTGTTTTGCGCTGTATCAAATGATCAAAACTTGAATATCGACGGAGTCGAGATTATAAATGATATCGAAAAATGGCGTAAAATAATATCGACATTACCAAAAGAATTATTTGTCAAACCATTTCTAGGAAGAAGTGGTATTGGGGCTTTCGCAGTTTATAGGGAAAACGGTAATTTTAATTTTGCAGGTTGTAATGGATCAGCGGAAGATTTATTTGAATATATAAAAGTAAGAGTTAAGCCTGGAAAAGGGTTTATCGTTCAACCAAGAATGAAAACGCATTCTTCCTTAAGAGCTATTGTTTCACAAAAAGGTTTATCAACTATTAGAGTAACTACCATCAGGCGGAACGGTAAAACAGAAATAATTATGGCATGCCTTAAGATAATTCGTGGCAAAAATGAACACGACAACTTTTCAAAAGGTATGTCAAACAATTTGATTGCAGCTATTAACACTGAAACCGGAGAATTAGCCCCAGCTTGGGGATCAACAGCGAGCGACTGGCCAATAATGACTCAATATGCTATTCATCCAGATACTGGTGAGGGAATAGAAGGATTTGTTTTACCTTCATGGAATAAAATTGTTGAATTGGCTGTCCGTGCCCAGGATTCACTTCCTTTATTGCAGACAATTGGTTGGGATATGGCGCTGACAGACGAGGGTGAATTTATTGTTGAGGCTAATACTGCATACGATCCTGTACTTTTTCAACTCCTTCAGCAACGAGGTTTAAAAAGGGGAGCATTAGGCGTTTCTTAA
- a CDS encoding GNAT family N-acetyltransferase: MSLSLIKKHIRKIWLREKYHFYVKKLSKSNFVEKTILFKEAKNEDLSAVAVQFKSHFGENGFEYLSGKINSGEILLIGYENLNSDKICFVSWLSEKEKALIEFKKKRSSQNVVFSFRTLVPPEYRNIKVGRRGIGFAQEVALRKGYKEIWGIVKNDNLASQKMLESLGWYKDGNLLRKVVLKKEFFRVL; this comes from the coding sequence ATGTCTTTGAGTTTAATAAAAAAACATATAAGAAAAATTTGGCTAAGAGAAAAGTATCATTTCTACGTAAAAAAATTGTCAAAAAGTAATTTTGTTGAAAAAACAATTTTATTTAAAGAAGCTAAAAATGAGGACCTTAGTGCTGTTGCCGTTCAGTTTAAAAGTCATTTCGGAGAAAATGGTTTTGAATATTTATCAGGGAAAATAAATTCTGGTGAGATACTTTTAATCGGTTACGAAAATTTAAATTCTGACAAAATTTGTTTTGTTTCATGGCTTTCAGAAAAAGAAAAGGCGTTGATTGAATTTAAAAAAAAAAGAAGTTCCCAAAATGTTGTTTTTAGTTTCAGAACTCTTGTTCCCCCGGAATACCGAAATATAAAAGTTGGAAGACGGGGAATAGGTTTTGCTCAGGAAGTTGCTCTGAGAAAAGGTTATAAAGAAATTTGGGGTATAGTAAAAAATGACAACTTGGCTTCTCAGAAAATGCTTGAAAGCCTTGGATGGTATAAAGATGGGAACCTTCTAAGAAAAGTTGTTTTGAAAAAAGAGTTTTTTAGGGTGTTGTAA
- a CDS encoding polysaccharide deacetylase family protein, which translates to MPNKNSKNTLQLDLSVLLLKMDPAWISFLDAEGISWATVNSDDLIKNHTASVFVLPKGTPKSIAENCYALALKGACLICEPDTEPVMHLDEIHYCKMPYDDQNFCGLEDKNNSRAIRVKRGKLGQGTVFCLPFCLRPLWESWGRARRFVNVGNGQLIYEEMSAIVKKNVRRVVIEIIKQAFFRQGLPFTHKWYFPGKNRSVLCFRGDADGGPKENFKCWLDAVRPFSTSTSVFFCTSKYTHKKDLIVAAANAGLEVGSHNHWHIVFPDRFTNSKSLIRAETVLNSADQHPTGFVAPAFFWHPSLYHLLEQRGYLYASSFRVNHDGIPYFPVVNGRIGKVLEIPYHCLGDRFPVSNIPLDGEISRRFFETLIKKKYSAGEPMFLYGHPDIKGRMGTSPELVRFILETAMSYSDVKPLQLSPYAKWWRQRTDLKVESFYDVKSSRVGFRNESRLSPKLPDLMVRVEFPNGESYLADPNLYAPKGLPRDEMVTFSPLYLPNAYDVGEVVYKRPDLITPWHSWRNRRMIRRFAEAYWQVYRS; encoded by the coding sequence ATGCCGAATAAAAATTCTAAAAATACTTTACAATTGGACCTTTCTGTTCTCTTACTTAAAATGGACCCTGCATGGATAAGCTTCTTAGATGCCGAAGGCATTTCATGGGCTACGGTCAATTCGGATGACTTGATCAAAAATCATACAGCCTCTGTGTTTGTTTTACCTAAAGGTACTCCAAAGAGTATTGCTGAAAATTGTTATGCATTAGCATTGAAAGGGGCTTGTCTTATATGCGAACCGGATACTGAACCTGTAATGCATCTCGATGAGATTCATTATTGTAAGATGCCCTACGATGATCAGAACTTTTGTGGTTTGGAGGACAAAAATAATTCCCGAGCGATCAGGGTAAAAAGGGGAAAGCTTGGTCAGGGAACTGTTTTCTGTCTTCCTTTCTGCTTGAGACCGCTTTGGGAAAGCTGGGGACGGGCACGCCGATTTGTTAATGTCGGTAATGGACAGTTGATTTATGAAGAGATGTCGGCGATAGTAAAAAAAAATGTCCGTCGTGTGGTCATTGAAATTATAAAACAGGCTTTTTTTAGACAGGGCTTACCGTTTACTCACAAATGGTATTTTCCCGGGAAAAACAGATCCGTACTATGCTTTCGAGGGGATGCTGATGGCGGGCCAAAAGAAAATTTTAAATGTTGGCTGGACGCTGTTCGTCCCTTTTCCACATCGACCTCTGTGTTTTTTTGTACCAGTAAATATACACATAAAAAAGATTTGATCGTTGCCGCTGCTAATGCAGGGCTGGAAGTCGGGAGCCACAACCATTGGCATATTGTCTTTCCCGACAGATTCACCAACTCAAAATCCCTTATCCGTGCCGAGACTGTTTTAAATTCTGCAGATCAGCATCCAACGGGATTTGTAGCGCCAGCTTTTTTCTGGCATCCCTCTCTGTACCATTTGCTTGAGCAGCGCGGTTATTTATACGCATCCTCTTTCCGGGTTAACCACGATGGGATACCCTACTTTCCAGTAGTAAACGGACGAATTGGAAAGGTCTTGGAAATCCCTTATCATTGCCTTGGAGACCGCTTCCCTGTTTCTAATATTCCCTTAGATGGAGAAATCAGCCGTCGTTTTTTTGAAACTTTGATCAAAAAAAAATACTCTGCGGGTGAGCCTATGTTCCTCTATGGTCATCCAGATATAAAAGGACGAATGGGAACTTCTCCAGAGTTGGTCCGATTTATTCTTGAGACGGCCATGTCATACTCGGACGTTAAGCCTTTGCAACTATCTCCTTATGCCAAGTGGTGGCGGCAACGAACCGATTTAAAGGTAGAGAGCTTTTATGATGTAAAATCCTCAAGAGTTGGGTTTCGTAACGAATCAAGATTGAGTCCCAAATTACCTGACTTAATGGTTCGTGTAGAGTTCCCCAATGGGGAATCTTATCTTGCCGATCCCAATCTCTATGCTCCCAAAGGACTACCTCGTGATGAAATGGTAACGTTTTCCCCCCTTTATTTGCCTAATGCTTATGATGTAGGGGAAGTCGTTTATAAGAGGCCAGATTTGATTACTCCTTGGCATAGTTGGCGCAATAGGCGGATGATAAGACGATTTGCTGAAGCCTATTGGCAAGTTTATCGGTCATAG